Proteins encoded by one window of Octopus bimaculoides isolate UCB-OBI-ISO-001 chromosome 4, ASM119413v2, whole genome shotgun sequence:
- the LOC106870217 gene encoding inosine triphosphate pyrophosphatase isoform X2, with protein sequence MTTITFVTGNANKLKEFIQILGKNFPYKLINENIDIPEYQGESDDISRAKCLEAAKIVKGPVVVEDTSLCFNALGGLPGPYIKWFLDKLKPEGLHHLLHGFEDKSAYALCTLAFSTGNLETPVLLFKGQTDGKIVEPSGPNDFGWDPCFQPDGFDQTYAEMPKELKNSLSHRGKAVMAFKEHFMNKTLK encoded by the exons ATGACAACCATTACATTTGTGACAGGGAAtgctaataaattaaaagaatttattcaaattctTGGCAAAAACTTTCCCTATAAA ttaattaatgaaaatattgacaTTCCTGAATACCAAGGAGAAAGTGATGATATTTCACGTGCCAAATGTCTTGAAGCTGCTAAAATTGTCAAAGGTCCAGTTGTTGTAGAAGATACCTCTCTTTGCTTTAATGCTCTTGGTGGACTGCCAGGACCATACATAAAATGGTTTTTAGATAAATTGAAGCCAGAAG GTTTACACCACCTCCTGCATGGATTTGAAGACAAAAGTGCATATGCTCTATGTACACTTGCTTTCTCCACTGGCAATCTAGAAACCCCAGTTTTGTTGTTCAAAGGTCAAACAGATGGAAAAATTGTGGAACCTAGTGGACCAAACGATTTTGGATGGGATCCTTGTTTCCAACCCGACGGCTTTGATCAGACATATGCTGAAATGCCCAAAGAATTAAAAAACAGCCTATCACATCGTGGGAAAGCAGTAATGGCATTTAAAGAGCATTTTATGAATAAAACTTTGAAGTAA
- the LOC106870202 gene encoding zinc finger MYM-type protein 6-like, giving the protein MHEKSDNIMKNIPLSNSTISRRIDEMANDVKHQLINILQSSEFSIQVDKSTAVDNQCLMMVCIRYFNEDLQPCEEMLFTERLPIDSKGAIIFHTLKSFLFGHNIPLSNILACASDGAPSMIERYKGFSSLPNREISHQILTVHCLAHQQHLVAKNMNSRLNDHYS; this is encoded by the coding sequence ATGCACGAAAAATCCGATAACATTATGAAGAACATTCCGCTTAGCAATAGCACGATTTCTCGACGCATCGATGAAATGGCCAACGATGTCAAACATCAGCTCATTAATATTCTCCAGAgttctgaattttctatacaagtggATAAGTCAACTGCTGTGgacaatcaatgtttgatgatggtaTGTATTCGATATTTCAATGAAGACCTTCAACCTTGTGAGGAAATGCTGTTCACAGAGAGATTGCCAATTGATTCAAAAGGTGCAATTATTTTTCACACTCTCAAGTCTTTCCTTTTTGGACATAATATCccactcagtaatattcttgcctgTGCATCTGATGGAGCCCCTTCAATGATAGAAAGATACAAGGGTTTTTCATCTCTCCCAAATCGTGAAATTTCCCACCAGATACTAACTGTTCATTGCTTAGCACACCAGCAGCatttagtggcaaaaaatatgaatagTAGATTGAATGATCACTACAGTTAG
- the LOC106870217 gene encoding inosine triphosphate pyrophosphatase isoform X1 yields the protein MNGMVKALHIGDRENTCSGQVNMTTITFVTGNANKLKEFIQILGKNFPYKLINENIDIPEYQGESDDISRAKCLEAAKIVKGPVVVEDTSLCFNALGGLPGPYIKWFLDKLKPEGLHHLLHGFEDKSAYALCTLAFSTGNLETPVLLFKGQTDGKIVEPSGPNDFGWDPCFQPDGFDQTYAEMPKELKNSLSHRGKAVMAFKEHFMNKTLK from the exons atgaaCGGAATGGTCAAAGCTTTGCACATAGGTGACCGGGAAAACACCTGTTCTGGTCAg GTAAACATGACAACCATTACATTTGTGACAGGGAAtgctaataaattaaaagaatttattcaaattctTGGCAAAAACTTTCCCTATAAA ttaattaatgaaaatattgacaTTCCTGAATACCAAGGAGAAAGTGATGATATTTCACGTGCCAAATGTCTTGAAGCTGCTAAAATTGTCAAAGGTCCAGTTGTTGTAGAAGATACCTCTCTTTGCTTTAATGCTCTTGGTGGACTGCCAGGACCATACATAAAATGGTTTTTAGATAAATTGAAGCCAGAAG GTTTACACCACCTCCTGCATGGATTTGAAGACAAAAGTGCATATGCTCTATGTACACTTGCTTTCTCCACTGGCAATCTAGAAACCCCAGTTTTGTTGTTCAAAGGTCAAACAGATGGAAAAATTGTGGAACCTAGTGGACCAAACGATTTTGGATGGGATCCTTGTTTCCAACCCGACGGCTTTGATCAGACATATGCTGAAATGCCCAAAGAATTAAAAAACAGCCTATCACATCGTGGGAAAGCAGTAATGGCATTTAAAGAGCATTTTATGAATAAAACTTTGAAGTAA